The Corynebacterium marinum DSM 44953 genome contains the following window.
CGGGGTGCTTGGCCATGGCGGTGAGCACCACCGCGTCGACGTTGACGGCGGCGGTGGGGGAGAGGGGGGTGTCGATAAGCGAGGAGGGTGCGTCCGGTTCCTCCTGGACGTGCTGGTACGCCACGGCGAAGGGGGTTTCGCCCTGGAAGGGCGGCCGGCCGGTGAGGAGTTCATAGAGCACGCAGCCGAGAGCGTAGACGTCGGAGCGGCCGTCGGCGGCCTTGCCGCGCGCCTGCTCGGGGGAGAGGTACTGCGCGGTGCCGATGACGGCGGAGGTCTGGGTCATCGCGGAGGTGGAGTCGTCGAGCGCGCGGGCGATGCCGAAGTCCATCACCTTGACCTCACCGGTGTTGGTGATCATGATGTTCGCCGGCTTGACGTCGCGGTGGATGATGCCCGCGTCGTGGCTGACCTGCAGCGCCTCGGCCACCGGGAGGAGTATCTCCGCGGCGCGGGTCGGGGTGAGGGGCCCCTCCTCGCGGACGATGTCCCGCAGGGTGCGGCCGTGGACCCGCTCCATGACGATGTAGGGGACGGCGATGCCGTCGACGACCGTGTCGCCGGTGTCGTAGACGGCCACGATGGCGGGGTGGTTGAGCCTGCCGGAGTTCTGCGCCTCCCGGCGGAACCGCTCCCGGAAGCTCACGTCCCGGGCGAGCTCCACCCGGAGCATCTTGACGGCGACCCCGCGGCCGATCAGGGTGTCCTGGGCGGCGTAGACCTCGGACATGCCCCCGGTGCCGATCACCTCGGCCAGGTCGTAGCGGTCACCGATCAGAGACATCAGGTTCCTCCGTTGGTCATGTTCCCCAGGTTATCCAGGAATTCATCGGCGCCGCCCGGAGTTGCGTTACCTGTCGCCGGCGGCGGCTGGGTCTGCGGTTGCGGTTGCGGCTGTGTCTGGGTCTGTGTCTGGGGCTGGGTCGGAGTCGGCTGGGGCGCCGGGCTGGGCTCTGGTTCAGGCTCCGGCTCTGCGGTCACCTCCGTGGGGGTGATCAACTCGGTGATGGTCTCCTGGGGTGCCTGAGTCGGCGGGGCCGGCGCCACGGTGGGTTCCTCCGCCGTCGGGGTGACCCACTCGGTGACGATCTCCTGCGTGACGGTCGGCGGCGTCTGCGTGGGTTCCGGTTCCGTGCCCGCGCCATCGAAGAGGCCGGCCTGCCAGGCGAAGTAGAGCCCGCCACCGAGCAGGGCCGCGATGAGCACGGCCAGCAGCACCCCCGAGATGAAACCGCCGCCCCCGCCGCCCCCGCTGCGGCGGGGCTGTGCGGGGGGCGCGGGAGGTGCTGTCACGGTGGCCGAGGCCGCGGGCCTGACCGTCGTGGGGTGGGTGACCGCCCCCAGCATGCGGGTGGATTCGGTGGGCGAGGGCTCGGGGGCCAGACGGGTCATCACCGCGGACTTCGGCTGCGGGGGCCGCTGGCCGAGCCGCACGGCGGACACGGCCAGCGCCATCTCGTTGCCGTTGGCGAAACGCTGCGTCGGGTCCTTGCGCAGGGCGATGCCGATCAGCTCGCGGGTTTCGGCGCTGACGCTGGTGGACAGCGCCGGCGGCGCCTGGCTGATGTGGGCCAGGGCCACCGACACGGAGGAATCCCCGGTGAAGGGCCGACGGCCCGCCAGCATCTCGTACCCGACGACGCCCAGCGAGTAGATGTCGCTGCTCGCCGTGACCTCCCGCCCCTGCGCCTGCTCGGGGGAGACGTACTGGGCGGTGCCCACCACCATGCCGGTGCGGGTCAGCGGCACCGCGGCCGCCGCCTTCGCGATGCCGAAGTCGGTGATCTTGACCTGCCCGTTCTGGGTGATCATCAGGTTGCCCGGCTTGATGTCGCGGTGGACCAGGTCCATGCGGTGGATGATGGACAACCCGTGCGCGGCCTGCTCCAGAACATCCAGGGCGAGGTCCTCGGTGAGGGTGTTCTCCCGCGCAAGCAGGTCGGCCAGCGACTCGCCGCGCACGTACTCCATGGCGATGAAGCAGAACGTGTGCCCGCTGGGGTCGGGGATCTCCCGGTAGTCGTAGGTGCGCACGACGTTGTCTGAGTCGATGAGTTCGGCGGTCTCCGCCTCGTTGCGGAAGCGGTCGAGGAACTCCCGGTTGTCCGAGAACTCCGGGCGCAGGACCTTGACGGCCACCTCGCGGTCGAGGACGGTGTCGTCCGCCAGCCACACGGTGGACATGCCGCCGTGGCCGATGATCCACTGCAGGACGTAGTCCGGCCCGATGAGGTTCTGGAGCCGCTCGCGGCCCTCGATGTCGGCCATCACTGACCCCCGGCCGCGTCCAGGACGGCACGCCCGACGGGGGAGGCCACCTGGCCGCCCGTCGCGCTGCTGCCGAACCCGCCGCCGTCCTTGACCACCACGGCCACGGCCACGTCGCTGTCCGGCAGGTACGCCACGTACCAGGTGTGCGGCGGGGTGCCCTCTCCGCCGTGCTCGGCGGTGCCGGTTTTCGAGGCGATGCCGGAGCGCCCGCCGGAGGTGTTGCGCTCGGAGGCGAGCATGAGATCCTCGATCTCCCCAGCCACCTCCGGGGAGACGGCCTGGGTGATCTCGCGCGGCTCGTTGCCGCGCAGCTCCCGCAGGTCGGTGCCGGTGATCCGGTCGACGAGGTAGGGCTCCATCCGGAGCCCGTCATTGGCGACGGTCGCGGCCATCACCGCGGCCTGCAGCGCCGACATGGTCACGTCGCGCTGCCCGATGGAGGTCTGACCGAGGGCGGCGTCGTCGGGGAGCTCGCCGAGGCTGCCCGGGGAGACCGGCAGACCCAGGTCGTACTGCTCGCCGACGCCGAAGGACTCGGCGGCCGAACGCAGGGCGTCGGCACCGACGTCGATGCCCATCTCCACGAAGGCGGTGTTGCAGGACAGGGAGAACGCCGTCTCCAGGGACACCTGGCCGCCGCCCGCGCAGGTCTGGCCGGCGTAGTTGGTCAGCGTGGTGGTGGTGCCCGGCAGCGTGATCTCGGCCGCGCCGGTCAGCTGCGAGTCGGCGGAGTAGCCGTTGTCCAGGCCTGCCGCGGTGGTGATGATCTTGAAGATCGACCCCGGCGGCAGTGTCTCCTGGGTGGCGTGGTTGATCAGCGGGTTGCCCGGATCCGTGGTCACGGACTCCCACGCGCCGGCGGCGGTGGCGGAATCGCTGAGCGGGTTCGGGTCGAAACCGGGGGAGGACGCCAGCGCGAGGACCTCGCCGCTGGAGGGTCGCAGGGCGACGACCGCACCTTCGTAACCGTTGGCGCTCAACTGCCGGTGCGCGACCTCCTGCATGCGGGGGTCGAGCGTGAGCTCCAGGTTCGCTCCGGGGGAGTCCTTGCCCGTCAGGGTGTCCAGCCAGCGGGCGCTGAACAGTCCCGGGTCGGTGCCGTTGAGCACGCCGTTGTAGGAGGACTCCAGGCCGGAGGCGCCGAACTGGTCCGAGAGGTAACCGGTGACCGGGCCGAACGCGGTCGGGTTCTCGGAGGGGTAGGAGCGCTGGTACAGGCCCTCCCCGTCGGCGGCGGAGGTGGCCAGCACCATCCCACCGGTGGAGATCTGGCCCCGCGGGGTGGACTTGAGCTCGAGGAAACCGCGCTGGTTGAGCGGGTTAGCCGCGTACTCGTCCTGCCGGAAGACGTGGATGATGCTCAGGTTGACCAGCAGGACCAGCGTCAGCAGGAGGGCGAAAATCGAGGTGAAACGAATGGAACGGTTCATCGCGCAACCCCCTCCTCCGGTTGGACGGGGAAAAGGCCGGTGCCGTCGGTGGCTTCGGTGGCGTCGATACGCGGCGACGTCTCGGCGGGGCGGCGGGCGGAATGCGAGATGCGCAGCAGAAGTCCCAGCAGAATGTAGTTGGCCATGAGCGAGGAGCCGCCGGCGGACATGAACGGGGTGGTCAGGCCGGTCATCGGCATGAGCGCGGAAATACCCGCGGTGACCACGAAGACCTGGATCGCGATGGTCAGCGACAGGCCGCCGGCCACGAGCTTGCCGTAGGAGTCGCGCACCTGCAGGGAGGCGCGGAAACCGCGGGCGACCAGCAGCGCGAAGAGGACGAGCACGGCGGCCAGGCCGACCAGGCCGAGCTCCTCGCCCACGGCCGCGAGGATGAAGTCCGAGTGGGCGACGGGGACGATCTCCGGGTGGCCCTGACCGATGCCGGTGCCGGTGATGCCGCCCCAGGACATGCCGAACAGGGACTGGGAGAGCTGGTAGCCGGTGGAGTCGTAGTTGGCCACCGGGTCGACGAAGTTGGTCACCCGCTCCTGGATCTTCGCCGAGACCTGGTACACGGCGAAGCCGCCGGCGGCGACGAGCGCCAGGCCGATGAGCAGCCAGGAGCCGCGGCCGGTGGCCAGGTACATCATGCCCAGCACCGTAGTGAACAGCAGCAGCGCGGGGCCGAAGTCGTTGGAGACGGCCATGATGAGGATGGCGATGGCCCACACCGCCAGGATCGGCGCGAGGTCGCGCAGACGCGGGAAATCGATGCCCAGGAAGCGGTAGCCGGCGATGGTGAACAGGGCGCGCTTGTTCACCAGCAGCTGCGCGAAGAACAGCAGCAGCAGAATCTTGGAGAACTCGCCGGGCTGCACGGAGAACGGGCCGATGGAGATCCAGATCCGGGCGTCCGCGTTGATCGACGTCGGCCACACCAGGGGCAGCGCCAGCAGCACCAGGCCCACCAGGCCCAGGAGATAGGAGTACTTGCTCAGGACCTTGTGGTCGCGGACGGACACCAGCACGCCGATGAGCAGCACGATGCCCACCAGCGTCCACATCACCTGCCGGCCGGCCATCGACGTTCCGGTGGCCAGGTCGAGGCGGTGGATCATCACCAGCCCGACGCCGTTGAGCAGGGCCGCGACGGGCAGCATCAGCTGATCCGCCTGCGGGGCGAAGAAGAGCAGCGCCACATGCGCGACGGCGAACACCGCGATGAAACCGCCGATGAGCCACAGCATGTCGGTGCTCAGGACGTTGCCCTGGCTCAGCTCCAGGCTGGCCAGCATGACGGTGAGGACGACCGCGCCGAGGATCAGCAGACCGAGCTCGGTGCGTCGGGTGAGGAAGCGGGACATCTACTTCACCTCCCGGCAGTTGATGCCCGGGCGGGTCAGATCGCCGCCGTCGGATTCGGCGTCCCCGCCCTCCGGCGGGTTCTCCCGGTCGATGCACACCGGCAGAGCCTGGTCGGCCAGGCGGCGCAGCTGCTGCGTGACCTCG
Protein-coding sequences here:
- a CDS encoding serine/threonine-protein kinase; amino-acid sequence: MADIEGRERLQNLIGPDYVLQWIIGHGGMSTVWLADDTVLDREVAVKVLRPEFSDNREFLDRFRNEAETAELIDSDNVVRTYDYREIPDPSGHTFCFIAMEYVRGESLADLLARENTLTEDLALDVLEQAAHGLSIIHRMDLVHRDIKPGNLMITQNGQVKITDFGIAKAAAAVPLTRTGMVVGTAQYVSPEQAQGREVTASSDIYSLGVVGYEMLAGRRPFTGDSSVSVALAHISQAPPALSTSVSAETRELIGIALRKDPTQRFANGNEMALAVSAVRLGQRPPQPKSAVMTRLAPEPSPTESTRMLGAVTHPTTVRPAASATVTAPPAPPAQPRRSGGGGGGGFISGVLLAVLIAALLGGGLYFAWQAGLFDGAGTEPEPTQTPPTVTQEIVTEWVTPTAEEPTVAPAPPTQAPQETITELITPTEVTAEPEPEPEPSPAPQPTPTQPQTQTQTQPQPQPQTQPPPATGNATPGGADEFLDNLGNMTNGGT
- a CDS encoding penicillin-binding transpeptidase domain-containing protein; protein product: MNRSIRFTSIFALLLTLVLLVNLSIIHVFRQDEYAANPLNQRGFLELKSTPRGQISTGGMVLATSAADGEGLYQRSYPSENPTAFGPVTGYLSDQFGASGLESSYNGVLNGTDPGLFSARWLDTLTGKDSPGANLELTLDPRMQEVAHRQLSANGYEGAVVALRPSSGEVLALASSPGFDPNPLSDSATAAGAWESVTTDPGNPLINHATQETLPPGSIFKIITTAAGLDNGYSADSQLTGAAEITLPGTTTTLTNYAGQTCAGGGQVSLETAFSLSCNTAFVEMGIDVGADALRSAAESFGVGEQYDLGLPVSPGSLGELPDDAALGQTSIGQRDVTMSALQAAVMAATVANDGLRMEPYLVDRITGTDLRELRGNEPREITQAVSPEVAGEIEDLMLASERNTSGGRSGIASKTGTAEHGGEGTPPHTWYVAYLPDSDVAVAVVVKDGGGFGSSATGGQVASPVGRAVLDAAGGQ
- a CDS encoding FtsW/RodA/SpoVE family cell cycle protein, whose translation is MSRFLTRRTELGLLILGAVVLTVMLASLELSQGNVLSTDMLWLIGGFIAVFAVAHVALLFFAPQADQLMLPVAALLNGVGLVMIHRLDLATGTSMAGRQVMWTLVGIVLLIGVLVSVRDHKVLSKYSYLLGLVGLVLLALPLVWPTSINADARIWISIGPFSVQPGEFSKILLLLFFAQLLVNKRALFTIAGYRFLGIDFPRLRDLAPILAVWAIAILIMAVSNDFGPALLLFTTVLGMMYLATGRGSWLLIGLALVAAGGFAVYQVSAKIQERVTNFVDPVANYDSTGYQLSQSLFGMSWGGITGTGIGQGHPEIVPVAHSDFILAAVGEELGLVGLAAVLVLFALLVARGFRASLQVRDSYGKLVAGGLSLTIAIQVFVVTAGISALMPMTGLTTPFMSAGGSSLMANYILLGLLLRISHSARRPAETSPRIDATEATDGTGLFPVQPEEGVAR